From the Candidatus Nealsonbacteria bacterium genome, one window contains:
- a CDS encoding SufE family protein yields MTIQEIQEEIINEFKIFDEWMDKYNYLIKLGKNLPPIDSKYITEDNLIKGCQLKTWFHSALKDGKVFYNIDSSSMIIKGIIVLLVRATSNQKPEDIKNADLYFIDKIGLRENFSPVRANSLFKLVNQIKSSAITYGAERSL; encoded by the coding sequence ATGACCATACAAGAAATACAGGAAGAAATTATTAACGAATTTAAAATTTTTGACGAATGGATGGATAAATATAATTATCTGATTAAATTAGGAAAAAATTTACCTCCGATTGATTCAAAATATATAACAGAAGATAATCTTATTAAAGGTTGTCAACTAAAAACTTGGTTTCATTCCGCCCTTAAAGATGGAAAGGTTTTTTATAATATTGACAGCAGTTCTATGATAATAAAAGGAATTATTGTTCTATTAGTAAGGGCCACGTCTAATCAAAAGCCGGAAGATATTAAAAATGCCGACCTCTATTTTATCGATAAAATAGGATTAAGAGAAAATTTCTCGCCTGTCCGGGCAAACAGCCTTTTTAAATTGGTAAACCAAATAAAATCATCCGCCATTACTTATGGGGCAGAAAGATCGCTTTAA